The segment TCCTGCCGAGCCCTTATTAGCTCGTACTCTTCGCCATGCTTCCCAAAGAATGTCCAGCCGGTAGACCTTGTCGTACAACGCGTGAAACCTTCGCTTCTTGTTTTCCTTGGCCGCATGACCTAGTTTCTCTTGGAGTTGTTGAACGTTTTCCTTTGGTGTTGTTAGCCGTTTGGCATTCACTGACTCGTACCTCCTTAAGAAACTTGAACAAAGCAGGGCTCCTTCCCTCCTGCAGGTTGTGTTGTCCTGCATTCTTCGGTACTATGAGCCCCTCGGACTCCCTTCCTGCAGACGGTTCACTTCACCTTTTAGGCTTATAGAGCGTCTCTTTACGGTTTCAAAAAAAAAAACGTGCAGGGGAGGGCCTCCCCAGTTCACTGCATCCTCTTTCATACCATGCCGATCCCCTTACGCCGGAGGATTCTTCACTGTCGTTCCAAGTTCTGAACAGCTTCCATGGCCTTCGTCCATATGCGCGAGACTCGGCTTCCTCTTCCCCTCTTGCGAGGCCTTTTTGACGACGCGGCAGGATTCACTTTATGTTACAGCCTGGTATGTTGCTCGCCCTGTCTCTGACAGGTACTTATGTCGATACGCTTCTACGCACAGATTTCGCCATACGCAGGTATCCTAGCTACACAGGGGCTTGGTCCCTCCTGTGACCGGACTTTCACCGGCTAGAGAATGCGTGCTTAGCTGGGCACGCCGCACAAAAAAAGAAGCGGACCGCAATGGTCTGCTTCTTTCTGGGGGGGATTATGTTTATGTCCCGCAATAGGTGCGGTAGGCGCGGCCGGTCGGCTCAGGGGGATCGCAGTAGGGCTGCTGCAGCGAAGAATAGATATAGGGATGGGACAACACCTCCAGCAGCCGCTTTATCACACTCAGATCGCCCTGTTCTGCTGCCTGTAACGCTTCCTCCACGCGGTGATTCCGCGGAATGACTGCCGGATTGCTGCCCCGCATCAAGCGCCAGGCCGCTTCCAGAGATTCCTCCTGCTGGCGCTGCCGTTTCTTCCACCGCTCCTGCCAGCGCTGAAACGCCTCGATCGCCTGCATCTCCGTGTCTTCTCCCAGAGTCAGGGCGCGGAAGGTGTTGGTAAAGTCAGCCCGGTGCTCAGCCATCAGATCCAGCAGGTCGGTTATGAGCTCCTGGTCGTCCTGATGTTCGTTAAACAGGCCCAGCTTGGCTCTCATGCCGTGCAGCCAGCTATCCTCAAACCAGACGCCAAACTTTGCAATTTCTTCTTCTGCGAGCTCCGCAGCCTTGTTCACATCCTCATGGATCAAGGGAAGCAGCGCTTCTGCCAGCCGCGCCAGATTCCAGGCTCCAATGTACGGCTGCTTGCCATAGGCATAGCGGCCCTGCGAATCAATGGAGCTGAACACGGTCGATGGATGGTAAGCATCCATAAAGGCACAGGGTCCGTAATCAATACTCTCTCCGCTCAGCGTCATATTGTCCGTATTCATCACGCCATGAATGAAGCCGACCAGCTGCCACTGCGAGATGAGTGAGGCTTGGCGGCGGATGACCTCCTGCAATAAAGAAAGATAAGACTGCTCTGCATCCTTTACATGAGGATAGTGCCGGGCAATCGTATAGTCTGCCAGGGTGCGTACATCCTCCGATGTTCCCCACTGCGCGGCATATTGAAAGGTTCCAACCCGGATATGGCTGGCCGCCACCCGGGTCAATACAGCCCCCGGCAGCGACAGCTCTCTTTGAATCTCTTGACCGGTAGCCGTCACGGCCAGACTTCTGGTCGTCGGGATGCCCAGGCCGTGCATCGCCTCACTGATGATATATTCCCGCAGCATGGGCCCCAAGGCTGCCCGCCCGTCTCCGCCCCGGGAGTAAGGTGTACGCCCCGATCCCTTCAGCTGTATATCATAGCGGCCTCCGGCTGGCGTAAGCTGTTCCCCGAGCAGCACTGCCCGTCCATCCCCCAGCATATTGAAATAGCCGAACTGATGCCCTGCATAGGCCTGAGCCAGAGGCTCCGCACCTTGAGGCAGCTCGTTTCCGGCCAGCACGGCCGCTCCTTCCGGGCTCTGAAGGCTGGAGGCATCCAGCCCCAGCGTCTCTGCCAGCTCACGATTAAACAGGATGATCTTCGGTGCCTTGACAGGCGCTGGCTCCTGTCTCGTGAACAGGAGGTCCGGCAGCCTGCTATAGCTGTTATCAAGCTTCCATCCGGCTGCTGCCGGCTGCTGTGATTGTGTCATGGCGTTCTAGGCTCCTTTGCGATCCTCGTATTGAAATTCCACAGTCGTTCTTACATGGAGTCATTTCTATGTGAATACACATCTATGCTCTATTATACCCGGAACAGGAGGAAAGATCGCAACAGCGGCCGGCGGGATCTGCGTCCTTCTGACCATCATCACGCCAGCAGCAGTAAAAAAAGGAGCCGCATGCGGCCCCTTCAGGTCTGTTCTCTGTTATCCTGCAGCGTTGTTTTTGCCAGAGGCAAACTCCTGACGCTTGATTTGTCCCCAGGCATGACGGGTTTTGCGGAAGCGGATAATGCCTTCTACGCGGTAAAGAATGGTCAGCTGCCGGAAGCCCAGGTTCTCGATAAATGCATAGCCAACCAGCTTCATCAGATCGCTGAAGCGCAAATATCTCCGGAAGGAGAATTGCTCCAGCAGGATGCTTCCCAGGGACAAGGTCGTGCCCAGCAGGAAAGCAATCATAAAGAACATCAGGAAGCTGCTGAATTCCAGCAGGCCGAATAAATAAGCTAATGGAATAAAGATATATCCCAGAAATTCAATAACAGGACCAATCAGCTCAAAAATCCAGTAGTATGGCAGCGTAATCAGACCGATTTTGCCGTATTTAGGATTAAGCATCATATGCTTATAGCTTAACAGGTTATCAAACAGGCCAATCTGCCATCTGCGGCGCTGTACCCGCAGGTCTTTAAGCGATTCCGGCGCCTGGGTCCAGCACACTGCATCCGCCAGAAACTTGATCTGATACGGCTGCTTGCGGTCCTTCATGAACTTGTGCAGCCTCATAATAATGTCCATATCTTCGCCGATCGACTTCAATTTATATCCGCCGCAATCAATGACTGCCTGCTTGTTAAAGGCCCCGAAGGCCCCCGATATAATCAGAATGGAATCCAGCTTGCTCAGGCTGGTACGGCCCGTCAGAAAAGCTCTCAGGTACTCCACAATCTGAAGCCCGGCCACCTTGCTCTTGGGCAGCTTCATTTCCACGAGCTCCCCGTTGTGCAGCTTTGAGCCATTCGCAAGGCGGACAATGCCGCCCAGGGCTACAGTATCGGGGCGCTCAACGAACATCATCGCCAGCTTGACCAGCGCGTCCTGATCCAGCACAGAATCGGCATCAATGCTTGCAAAAAACGGATACGCCGAAACATTAATCCCCGCATTCAGCGCGTCCGCCTTACCGCCGTTCAGCTTGTCCACCAGCACCAGCTTCTCATATTGCGGATTCCGGTAAATGCCGAGAATTTCTTGAGTTTCGAGACTTTTCTTATAGGGCTGCTTGACCTGTACCAGGCCAAACTCATCAATGATCCGGGCCATTGTGGCATCCTGCGAGCCATCATTGACAATCACGATTTCATACTCAAAATAGTTCAAGGCCAGCAGCGATTTAATGTTATCTACAATCGTCATTTCTTCGTTGTATGCAGGCACGAGTACGGAAATCGGCACCATATTCTTGGACTCGGTATACCGCTCATAATCCGAGGATTTCATTTTTTTCTTGTAGCTGGACAAATCCAGGACCGAAATAAACATTTGAAAATTATAAAACAAATTAATGCCGATCGTATAAATCATGCAGAATTCACTGAAATACAACAAGAACTTCCAGAAATAATACATTAGATCGCTACCAACTTTCCCTATTCGTCATGTTGATCGTTATACAGAGATCTCCATTACACCGATAACTGCTTCACGGGCAAACTGGTCCTCGCCGTTAATAATGCGCCGAACATACTCTTCTCCGTCCGGTGAAGCTGCAAGCGTCTTGGCGGCGTTATGCCGGACCCACCACTCAGGGTCGCCAGTCGCCTGGACCAGCGCCTGCAAGCTAGCGCGTGTCCTTGTACCCTCCAGGCTCTTGGCCGCCGCCGCTCGAACCTCCCAGGCCGGGTCCTCCAGCTGCCGGACAAGCTCCGGCTCTATGGAGGAATCCTTCCACCCGCCGAGAGCTCGGATACAAGCAATGCGCAGATTGATATTGCTGCTGTTCAGGTGCTCCAGATAATACTCCTCCAAGCCCTCCAGCTGTTCATCGGCCGCGGATTTAATGAGGATGCTCTTCAGATAATCATCACTCTGATCCAGCGTCAGCTTGAACAGGTCCCGCTTGGAGCCTTTAAACTCGGAGAGTACCTCCAGCAGGGTACGGAACGACAGGGACAGGGTAGAGGACTGCTTCACCAGCGTACCCGACAAGCGCTCCAGATCTCCCAGCTTGGCCAGGGCCAGCAGCACATGATACACCACATGATTGCTCTTGCTTGAAGACAGCCTCGACATCTCGTCTCCGAATGACTTCAGCCGCAGATCACCAATATACTGACAGGCGAGCGCCTGCAGATGCTCCTGATTCGAGTGCAGCCGCCGCTCCAAGAAATCTATAATGCCGACCTTGTCGTAGAACGTATACAGCAGCTCCTGGTGCTTGTAGAGCTCGTCTTCCCCTCTGCGGGCAAGACAGGAGATCAGCAGCTCGTAGCGGAATGCCTTGCCGCGGAGCAGCCGGCTCCACTCGCCGGTTCGGATTCGTGACTCCCGTCCTTTGCCGTTAAGCAGCTCGTTCAGCTCTTGTTCAAAGACTGCACTCAGCTGCTGCTCCTTCTTCATTCGATGATGCGCGCTCATCCACATAAGAACAATGGCTATGAAAAAGACCATGACAAGCCCGGAAGATATCCACAGTAATATAAATGCTTCTCTCACTCCTACCGCCTCTCTCTCCGCTCCTCTTCAGCCGCTTCAGGGGCTGAATTCATCCTGGTATGCCTCACGAATCCATTCATAGCTGCTCTTGCTTCGAGCGGTGTATTGGGGCACGTCCCAAGTCTTCCAGGTGAACGTGCGGTATCCCTGTGAGGTGACACTTTCCGGAAATTGATATTCTACCTTACGTGTCTGCTTGTCCATGACCACCAGTGAAACTACCATGCCGTCCGTCATCTTGACGGAGATAGCCTCATCTGATCCCGGCACTCCCTGCTGCTGCTCGTCACTGATCACAAGCAGGCTGGAAGGATCGGTGAAATTGAGCCGGGCCCATGGAATTCTTACCTTTAAAGTGTTCTCCTGGAGGTTTAGATGCGTATCCCCTCGTTCAAAGCTGCCTGCTGTAAGGACAGACAGATCTTTGGCGCGAGCGGAAGCTCCCTGATCCGGGAGCGGTGATAGCCGCTCAAAGATGCCGTCTGTCGTAACCTTTGTAAAATAAGTGCCGCGGCTCTTGTTGTACGTAGGGATCACCAGCAGCTCAGCTTGATCCGGCTGAGGGATGACCAGCTTAAATTCAGTCCCTGACCAGTTTTCATTGACGTTTGGCTCCAGCATATACTCGCCTTTTTTGCGGTCGATCGTGTCGATATACATCATGAGCTGCTGCTTGTCCCAATCCGGCAGCTGCTTGAACTGTGCTTGAATGTGGAAATACGATTCATCCGCACCCATGCCTATAGAATCCAGCGGACCTGAGCCCTTCAGATTTAAGGTCAAAGGCACATTGCGATCCGATTCCATCGCCACAATGCCGTAATTTTGCGCGGGATCGTCCGTGTTATGCCACAACGCTCCCCGCTTCTTGGGAATCATGTACGGCGCAGTGTCCGGACTGCTGCTTCCCCATTCGTCTGCCCATTCGTAAACGAGTCCGCCCAGAGCTCCGCTATCCTGAATGCTCTGAATCATATCCGCCAGCTCCCGGCCCTGATCCTCTTCCGTGATGCCGTTCGTGGTCGGAATTCCAAATTCATTGACCAGGATGTGATAGCGGTCCTCTTCCTTCACCAAGTCATTCAGATAGCCTGCAAAGAAGCCTGCTTTGCCGTCTTCCTCAAGCTTGGATGGATAAATATTATAAGCACCAAACAGCTGTGCCTTGAATTGGGCTGTGGTGCCTATATGGTCCAGCTCCACCTGTCCGTCAGGCGTGGACGTAAGCCCGGCCTTACGGACATACACCGGATCCAGCTCCGGGTTTAGCACGACTGCCAATGGATGCTGCATGCCGTACTGCTGCAGCTCTACGCCTGCCAGCTTATCCAGCATGGAAGCCAGCCAGGCTTCGACCGGCGTCGCTCCATCCGTTGAATACATGAAGTCACCTTCATAGGTGTAGCCGGCATGCGCTGTATTGGCAGCTGCTACCGAGCTCTTGCTCCATGCCGGCTCCAGCGTATAGGCAAGGACATAACCTGACACATCATTACTATAACGTTCTGTCTCGTTCGAACCCGAGCTTTCATGATTGCCATGCAGAGCATGTACCGTGTTCTCCATGATCTGCTGGAACGCACCCTGCTCCTCCTTACTTAAGACATCCTGCGGAGCCGGATCGGATGCAAGTGATATGTTCTGAATTAAATAGAGCGTCTGATCCGGATGGCTGACATTGAAATTATCCAGAGCCCGGTAGAAAACAGGCGGCATCAGGTCCTTCACGCGCAACGTATTGGCATTCATATCCGCCATTTGCTGAAACCACTCGGTATAAAAAGCAGCATCCTCCGGGAAAGTGCCCGGAGCGTAGCCAGGAATGCCTGAGCCTACATTAACGCCCTGGATGTGTCTCTTCTCCCATACTCCGTTTCGGTAGACCGAGAATTGGCCCTCCTCAATGGCGGAAACCAGCTTCACGCCGGAGGCTTCATCTGCCTTGACGACAAAGGACTGGGGCTCCTCCTGAGCCTCGATCTCCTCCATCACGTTAGTGATGAAGGGAACGTAGAAGCGCCAGTAGAAGTAGCCCAAATCCCCTTCACTTTCAATGCTGAAGAGCTTGTACAAGGGTGCTGCCCCGATAAAGCCATGCAGCTTATCCGGACCTCTGTAATCCGAGAAGTCTCCTGC is part of the Paenibacillus algicola genome and harbors:
- a CDS encoding protein adenylyltransferase SelO, translated to MTQSQQPAAAGWKLDNSYSRLPDLLFTRQEPAPVKAPKIILFNRELAETLGLDASSLQSPEGAAVLAGNELPQGAEPLAQAYAGHQFGYFNMLGDGRAVLLGEQLTPAGGRYDIQLKGSGRTPYSRGGDGRAALGPMLREYIISEAMHGLGIPTTRSLAVTATGQEIQRELSLPGAVLTRVAASHIRVGTFQYAAQWGTSEDVRTLADYTIARHYPHVKDAEQSYLSLLQEVIRRQASLISQWQLVGFIHGVMNTDNMTLSGESIDYGPCAFMDAYHPSTVFSSIDSQGRYAYGKQPYIGAWNLARLAEALLPLIHEDVNKAAELAEEEIAKFGVWFEDSWLHGMRAKLGLFNEHQDDQELITDLLDLMAEHRADFTNTFRALTLGEDTEMQAIEAFQRWQERWKKRQRQQEESLEAAWRLMRGSNPAVIPRNHRVEEALQAAEQGDLSVIKRLLEVLSHPYIYSSLQQPYCDPPEPTGRAYRTYCGT
- a CDS encoding HEAT repeat domain-containing protein; this translates as MSAHHRMKKEQQLSAVFEQELNELLNGKGRESRIRTGEWSRLLRGKAFRYELLISCLARRGEDELYKHQELLYTFYDKVGIIDFLERRLHSNQEHLQALACQYIGDLRLKSFGDEMSRLSSSKSNHVVYHVLLALAKLGDLERLSGTLVKQSSTLSLSFRTLLEVLSEFKGSKRDLFKLTLDQSDDYLKSILIKSAADEQLEGLEEYYLEHLNSSNINLRIACIRALGGWKDSSIEPELVRQLEDPAWEVRAAAAKSLEGTRTRASLQALVQATGDPEWWVRHNAAKTLAASPDGEEYVRRIINGEDQFAREAVIGVMEISV
- a CDS encoding glycosyltransferase family 2 protein, whose amino-acid sequence is MYYFWKFLLYFSEFCMIYTIGINLFYNFQMFISVLDLSSYKKKMKSSDYERYTESKNMVPISVLVPAYNEEMTIVDNIKSLLALNYFEYEIVIVNDGSQDATMARIIDEFGLVQVKQPYKKSLETQEILGIYRNPQYEKLVLVDKLNGGKADALNAGINVSAYPFFASIDADSVLDQDALVKLAMMFVERPDTVALGGIVRLANGSKLHNGELVEMKLPKSKVAGLQIVEYLRAFLTGRTSLSKLDSILIISGAFGAFNKQAVIDCGGYKLKSIGEDMDIIMRLHKFMKDRKQPYQIKFLADAVCWTQAPESLKDLRVQRRRWQIGLFDNLLSYKHMMLNPKYGKIGLITLPYYWIFELIGPVIEFLGYIFIPLAYLFGLLEFSSFLMFFMIAFLLGTTLSLGSILLEQFSFRRYLRFSDLMKLVGYAFIENLGFRQLTILYRVEGIIRFRKTRHAWGQIKRQEFASGKNNAAG